One Narcine bancroftii isolate sNarBan1 chromosome 3, sNarBan1.hap1, whole genome shotgun sequence DNA window includes the following coding sequences:
- the LOC138758157 gene encoding toll-like receptor 2, producing the protein MRTMRVPSQCVLLVCICIRTIFSEGDSAHKTCQNCDPNNLCHCSSMKLKTIPHVSKKALVFDLSYNNISQIKDTDFIIYTELQRILLQSNQIQSIADHAFQRNTEVEYLDLSDNLLIKVAVNWFKYFYKLHYLNLSGNRYTTLGSERLFSNLSVLRRLELGNPFLLHLQEENFVGITHLDEFIFKANNLDSYQQGTFSSFRNISHVVLSLRNLFLNRADQAHQILIELSGCTNHLELRDLTFPEKSDSQLLSVPSNSSFRKFTFKNTFLTDKAVFTFINSTKNTKLGELVVKDCVFSGTGNWPKVDKIKSHSLHSLTLNNISIKKFYVFYDLASIISLLEPIKTATLTKLNIFLMPCHVSRSLKNVEYLDLTHNLLSDRIMREMVCKKAWPSLRYLVLRKNIFKSLSVITPWLSTLSTLTHLDLSQNSFGESGSSCKWSQNLQFLNLSNCNIKNVSECLPPNVEVLDLSNNAIRSFTVSLPSLKILNVSNNKLIRLPADSYLPMMEILKISNNELISLTAEEIIPFKKLEFLEAGNNNYICSCEFLRYMNHYITVQLLDQPENYMCESPLTHRGELVQNTKRSFFDCHMIWSIAIICVSVSLAGTIAVIACHKYHGIWYLQMTWAWLQAKRKPKKVRSNDICYDAFVSYSDMDSDWVENSLVQELESVQPPLTLCLHKRDFVPGKWIIDNIIESIEKSRKTIFVLSRHFVQSEWCKYELDYTHFRLFDENNDAAILVLLETIPKETIPQRFCKLRKLMNTRTYLEWPQDEEEQQIFWFSLKVALKEDENPTDSCKYSIPLK; encoded by the coding sequence ATGAGAACAATGAGAGTCCCATCTCAGTGTGTCCTGCTGGTCTGTATCTGCATACGCACAATTTTCTCAGAAGGTGACAGTGCACACAAAACGTGTCAAAACTGTGATCCCAACAACCTCTGCCATTGTTCTTCAATGAAGTTAAAGACGATACCACATGTGTCTAAAAAGGCATTGGTGTTTGACTTGTCCTACAACAACATTTCACAGATTAAGGACACTGATTTCATCATCTACACAGAGCTCCAAAGAATTCTGTTACAATCAAATCAAATCCAATCTATTGCTGATCATGCTTTTCAACGCAACACAGAAGTGGAGTACCTGGACTTGTCTGATAATCTTTTAATCAAAGTGGCAGTGAATTGGTTTAAATATTTTTACAAGTTACATTACCTTAACCTTTCAGGGAATAGATACACGACTCTGGGATCAGAGAGACTTTTCTCAAATCTCTCAGTACTGCGGAGGTTAGAATTAGGCAATCCTTTCCTATTGCATCTACAGGAAGAAAACTTTGTTGGAATTACACATCTGGATGAGTTCATTTTCAAAGCAAATAATTTAGATTCGTATCAGCAAGGAACTTTCAGTTCTTTCAGAAACATAAGCCACGTTGTCTTGAGTTTACGTAACCTATTTCTGAACAGGGCAGACCAAGCCCATCAGATTCTTATAGAATTGTCAGGATGTACTAACCACTTAGAGTTAAGGGACTTAACATTTCCTGAGAAAAGTGACAGCCAGCTACTTTCTGTCCCAAGCAATTCATCATTCAGAAAGTTCACCTTCAAGAATACTTTCCTTACTGATAAAGCTGTATTTACTTTTATAAACAGCACCAAAAACACAAAACTGGGAGAACTTGTCGTAAAAGATTGTGTGTTTTCAGGCACTGGGAATTGGCCCAAGGTAGACAAGATCAAAAGCCACTCCCTTCATTCGTTAACATTAAATAACATATCCATCAAAAAATTTTATGTATTTTATGATCTTGCAAGTATTATTTCTTTACTTGAACCCATTAAAACAGCTACATTGACAAAACTAAACATATTCCTGATGCCCTGTCATGTATCCAGAAGTTTGAAAAATGTAGAGTATCTTGATTTAACTCACAATTTGCTGAGTGATAGAATTATGCGAGAAATGGTTTGTAAAAAAGCTTGGCCATCTCTACGTTACCTTGTTCTGAGAAAGAATATATTCAAATCCCTCAGTGTAATAACTCCATGGTTATCAACTCTTTCCACTCTTACCCATTTAGATTTGAGCCAAAATAGTTTCGGTGAAAGTGGTTCATCGTGTAAATGGTCTCAAAACCTGCAATTTCTAAATCTGTCAAACTGCAACATAAAAAATGTTTCAGAATGTCTCCCTCCAAACGTTGAGGTATTGGATTTAAGTAACAATGCCATCAGAAGTTTTACAGTTAGTCTGCCTTCTCTCAAGATACTAAATGTGTCCAATAATAAGTTAATACGTTTACCGGCCGACAGCTATTTACCAATGATGGAGATTCTGAAGATCAGTAACAATGAACTCATCTCACTCACAGCTGAAGAAATCATTCCATTTAAGAAGCTTGAATTTTTGGAGGCTGGAAATAATAACTACATTTGTTCATGTGAATTCCTCCGTTACATGAATCATTACATAACAGTGCAACTACTGGACCAACCAGAAAACTACATGTGTGAATCTCCTCTAACTCACAGGGGAGAGTTGGTTCAAAATACAAAGCGCTCCTTCTTCGATTGCCACATGATATGGTCCATAGCCAtaatatgtgtgagtgtgtcacTGGCAGGAACAATTGCTGTGATTGCTTGCCACAAGTATCATGGGATCTGGTACCTCCAAATGACCTGGGCATGGCTACAGGCAAAGAGGAAACCCAAAAAAGTGAGGAGCAATGATATTTGTTATGATGCGTTTGTTTCGTACAGCGACATGGACTCGGACTGGGTGGAAAACTCCTTGGTGCAGGAGTTAGAAAGTGTTCAGCCACCACTGACCCTCTGCCTACATAAGCGTGATTTCGTTCCAGGGAAGTGGATCATTGACAATATTATTGAATCCATTGAAAAAAGCaggaaaacaatatttgttttatCTCGACATTTTGTCCAGAGTGAGTGGTGCAAGTATGAGCTTGACTATACTCACTTCCGCCTGTTTGATGAAAATAATGATGCAGCCATACTTGTTCTGCTGGAGACAATTCCAAAGGAGACAATTCCTCAGAGATTCTGCAAACTCAGGAAATTGATGAATACAAGGACCTACTTAGAATGGCCTCAGGATGAAGAAGAACAGCAAATTTTCTGGTTTTCCTTAAAAGTTGCATTAAAAGAAGATGAGAATCCAACTGATTCTTGTAAATATTCGATTCCATTAAAGTAA